From the Candidozyma auris chromosome 2, complete sequence genome, the window AGTCATCAATATCATTGTGCAACACAAATCGACAATCCAAAGTTCTCCCATGAATCCATACTagaatttcaaaaattggcCAGATAACTTAAAATGCAATGAAAAAATCGCAAATTCTAATGTCAATTCAAAAGTAATTTTCAGAGGTTAAGAGTTAGTTCGTACAGTGTTTTCAGAGCTATGCCATTACATAATCTATCAAGCACATTTAAGCCATTCACAAAATGTTTTAAAGATTATCAAAAATCTCATAAAAGCTGACGCACAAGAGCCCAGGTTTCATTAAACATTTCTTAGGCTCTTCATGTACTTAAGAATTTCCCCACTAATagcttttcgcagccattaatTGAAGCTACTATGAGCATCAACATACTCAGCAAGTACAcaacttggaaaaaaataagaaatGAGCTTAATTAAAGTTGGCCCTCCCAAATAATCAAAATCTCGCCAGAATATTCATAATTCCTTCTTCTACAGTCATTATCTTGCACTCACCAACATCAGCGAGATGCCCCATCGATGTCACTGCACCTCTGACTCTGTTCGCATCTcacatcaccaactacaACTACCATCTTCATTATCATGGACGGCAAAACAATTGGAATTCTTGGAGGCGGCCAGTTGGGGCGGATGATTGTTGAGGCTGCACACAGACTCAACATTAAAACTGTGGTGCTTGACGCTGCTCATTCTCCAGCCAAGCAGATCAACGCTTTGGACGACCATGTGGACGGCTCATTCAAGGATGTCGATGCTATCACCAGGTTGGCCAAAAAATGTGATTTGTTGACGATAGAGATTGAGCACGTTGACGTGGAGGCGTTGAAGACGGTCGAAAAGACCTACAATGTGCCCATCTACCCGTTCCCAGAGACAATCAGGCTCATCCAGGATAAGTACCTTCAAAAGACCCATTTGATGGAGCACGGTGTTGATGTGGTTGAGTCGATTGCCGTGAAAGAAAACACCAAGGAGGGTTTGCAAGAAATTGGCGCTAAGCTTGGCTTTCCCTTTATGTTGAAGTCGAGAACGATGGCCTACGACGGTAGAGGAAACTTCGTTGTGAAGAATGAAGAGGCCATTCCTGAGGCGCTAGAATTTTTGTCCAACAGACCTCTTTACGCCGAAAAATGGTGCCCTTTCACCAAAGAATTGGCAGTGATGGTGGTTAGACTGCTTGAAGGCGAGGTGTTTGCGTATCCTACTGTTGAAACCCACCACAAGGATAACATATGCCATTTGGTTTACGCTCCTGCCAGAGTCCTGGACACTTTGCAGAAGAAAGCCTCAATATTGGCGCAAAACGCCGTCAAGTCCTTCCCTGGTTGTGGTATCTTTGGAGTGGagatgttcttgttgccCAATCACGAGCTTTTGATCAACGAGATTGCTCCTCGTCCTCACAACTCGGGCCACTACACCATCGATGCCTGCGTCACCTCCCAGTTTGAAGCCCACGTAAGAGCTGTAGCTGGCTTGCCGTTGCCCAAAGGct encodes:
- the ADE2 gene encoding phosphoribosylaminoimidazole carboxylase ADE2, with the translated sequence MDGKTIGILGGGQLGRMIVEAAHRLNIKTVVLDAAHSPAKQINALDDHVDGSFKDVDAITRLAKKCDLLTIEIEHVDVEALKTVEKTYNVPIYPFPETIRLIQDKYLQKTHLMEHGVDVVESIAVKENTKEGLQEIGAKLGFPFMLKSRTMAYDGRGNFVVKNEEAIPEALEFLSNRPLYAEKWCPFTKELAVMVVRSLEGEVFAYPTVETHHKDNICHLVYAPARVSDTLQKKASILAQNAVKSFPGCGIFGVEMFLLPNHELLINEIAPRPHNSGHYTIDACVTSQFEAHVRAVAGLPLPKGFTSFSTTNTNAIMLNVLGDKDKKNAELEICRRALETPNASVYLYGKDSKPQRKMGHINVVGSSMEEAESKLKFILGESSSLPKEIEPKEKPLVSIIMGSDSDLPVMSVGANILKKFGVPFELTIVSAHRTPHRMSKFAIEAASRGIKAIIAGAGGAAHLPGMVAAMTPLPVIGVPVKGSTLDGVDSLHSIVQMPRGIPVATVAINNSINAALLAIRILGAYDYKWLDEMSQYMNNMEEEVLQKAERLESVGYEKY